A window of Synechococcus sp. MEDNS5 contains these coding sequences:
- the ftsH3 gene encoding ATP-dependent zinc metalloprotease FtsH3 — MNKRWRNVGLYVLLVVVVIVVGTAFLDRPDPAATAQNLRYSDFVEQVQEDQVSRVLLSPDRGTAQVVATDGRRSEVNLAPDKDLLKMLTDHNVDIAVQPSRQPGAWQQAASSLIFPLLLLGGLFFLFRRAQSGGGGGGNPAMNFGKSKARVQMEPSTQITFGDVAGIEGAKLELTEVVDFLKNPDRFTAVGAKIPKGVLLVGPPGTGKTLLAKAVAGEAGVPFFSISGSEFVEMFVGVGASRVRDLFEQAKKNAPCIVFIDEIDAVGRQRGAGLGGGNDEREQTLNQLLTEMDGFEGNTGIIIVAATNRPDVLDAALMRPGRFDRQVVVDRPDYAGRLQILNVHARGKTLSKDVDLDKVARRTPGYTGADLSNLLNEAAILAARRDLSEVSNDEISDAIERVMAGPEKKDRVMSERRKRLVAYHEAGHALVGALMPDYDPVQKISIIPRGNAGGLTFFTPSEERMESGLYSRTYLQNQMAVALGGRVAEEIVYGEDEVTTGASNDLQQVAQVARQMVTRFGMSDKLGPVALGRSQGGMFLGRDIAAERDFSEDTAATIDEEVSELVDVAYKRATKVLVSNRSVLDELADMLVDLETVDAEQLQELLIRSDVRVAEYV; from the coding sequence TTGAACAAGCGCTGGCGCAACGTAGGGCTGTACGTCCTCTTAGTGGTCGTGGTGATCGTGGTCGGAACGGCCTTCCTCGACCGTCCGGATCCCGCAGCAACGGCTCAGAATCTCCGTTACAGCGATTTCGTTGAACAGGTTCAGGAGGATCAGGTCAGTCGGGTTCTGCTCTCGCCCGATCGCGGGACGGCACAGGTTGTGGCAACCGATGGCCGTCGTTCTGAAGTGAATCTGGCTCCAGATAAGGATCTGCTCAAGATGCTCACGGATCACAACGTGGACATCGCTGTGCAACCTTCCAGGCAACCCGGAGCATGGCAGCAGGCTGCTTCGAGCTTGATCTTCCCGCTCCTCCTGCTTGGTGGCCTGTTCTTCCTCTTCCGTCGGGCTCAATCCGGTGGCGGTGGCGGCGGCAACCCCGCCATGAATTTCGGCAAGAGCAAGGCCCGCGTTCAGATGGAGCCTTCCACCCAGATCACCTTCGGAGATGTGGCTGGAATTGAGGGCGCCAAGCTTGAACTCACTGAGGTGGTGGATTTCCTCAAGAACCCCGACCGCTTCACCGCTGTTGGCGCCAAGATCCCCAAGGGTGTATTGCTGGTCGGCCCTCCTGGAACAGGTAAAACGCTGCTCGCCAAGGCGGTGGCAGGTGAGGCCGGCGTTCCGTTCTTCTCCATCTCCGGTTCGGAGTTTGTGGAAATGTTTGTCGGTGTCGGTGCCAGCCGCGTCCGTGATCTGTTTGAGCAGGCCAAGAAAAATGCTCCTTGCATCGTCTTCATCGATGAAATCGATGCGGTGGGCCGCCAGCGTGGAGCTGGCCTTGGTGGTGGCAACGATGAGCGAGAACAAACTCTGAATCAGCTGCTCACCGAAATGGATGGTTTCGAGGGCAATACAGGAATCATCATCGTGGCTGCCACGAACCGTCCTGATGTGCTGGATGCAGCGCTGATGCGTCCTGGTCGTTTCGACCGTCAGGTTGTCGTGGACCGTCCTGATTACGCCGGTCGTCTGCAGATTCTCAATGTTCATGCCCGAGGCAAGACCCTCTCGAAGGACGTCGATCTCGACAAAGTGGCTCGCCGAACCCCTGGTTACACAGGTGCTGATCTCTCCAACCTCCTGAATGAAGCTGCAATTCTTGCGGCCCGCCGGGATCTCAGTGAGGTGAGCAACGACGAAATCAGCGATGCCATCGAACGGGTGATGGCCGGCCCCGAGAAAAAAGATCGTGTGATGAGCGAACGTCGCAAACGTCTGGTGGCTTATCACGAAGCGGGTCATGCTTTGGTTGGGGCGCTGATGCCCGATTACGACCCGGTTCAGAAGATTTCGATCATTCCCCGAGGCAATGCCGGGGGACTGACGTTCTTCACCCCCAGCGAAGAACGGATGGAGTCGGGTCTGTACTCACGTACTTATCTTCAAAATCAGATGGCCGTGGCCCTTGGCGGACGCGTGGCCGAAGAGATCGTCTACGGCGAAGACGAGGTCACCACCGGTGCCTCCAACGATCTTCAGCAGGTGGCCCAGGTGGCTCGTCAGATGGTGACTCGCTTCGGCATGAGCGACAAGCTTGGTCCGGTGGCGCTGGGTCGATCCCAGGGTGGGATGTTCCTGGGTCGGGATATTGCCGCTGAACGTGATTTCTCTGAGGACACTGCTGCCACCATCGACGAGGAGGTCTCTGAGCTTGTGGATGTCGCTTACAAGCGTGCCACCAAGGTGCTCGTGAGCAACCGAAGTGTTCTCGACGAGCTCGCAGACATGCTTGTTGATCTTGAGACGGTCGACGCCGAGCAGCTTCAGGAACTTCTGATTCGCAGTGACGTCCGGGTTGCTGAATACGTCTGA
- the coaBC gene encoding bifunctional phosphopantothenoylcysteine decarboxylase/phosphopantothenate--cysteine ligase CoaBC: protein MAGLLQGRRVIVAACGSIAAVKTPLLVSALVKEGAQVRCVVTSSGSQLVSPVALACLSRNACLQDADQWDSSCPRPLHIELAEWADLVIVAPLSASSLARWVHGDGEGLLASLLLACECPVLAASAMNTAMWQHPAVQRNWSTLHDDPRVLPLAPQAGLLACDRVGTGRMAAPECIVLAAASMLLQADNEGKLRSDWRGKHVLISAGPTQEPLDSVRLISNRSSGRMGVLLAQAARFRGADVDLVHGPLTVPEAWLEGLYCLPAFSSAAMEVCLLERQPRADAVLMCAAVADVRRERLDNSSKLPKGELMETIAQGWEQVPDLLQLLGSRRPSRQRLLGFAALAGDDETLLQRGREKFKAKGCDLLMVNPIDRPDQGLDSDLNGGWLLGPGDRQEAIPAMHKLALAHDLLDRLSQLGD from the coding sequence ATGGCTGGGCTCCTGCAAGGACGGCGGGTGATTGTTGCGGCCTGCGGAAGCATCGCCGCTGTGAAGACTCCACTGCTGGTGAGTGCGCTTGTCAAGGAGGGAGCTCAGGTCCGCTGCGTGGTCACCAGCAGTGGTTCTCAACTTGTGAGTCCTGTTGCACTCGCGTGTCTCAGTCGCAATGCCTGCCTTCAGGACGCCGATCAATGGGATTCGTCATGCCCGCGGCCCCTGCACATCGAGCTAGCGGAATGGGCCGACCTGGTGATTGTTGCGCCCCTCAGCGCCAGCTCTCTGGCGCGCTGGGTGCATGGTGATGGCGAGGGACTGCTGGCCAGTCTGCTGTTGGCCTGCGAGTGCCCGGTGCTGGCCGCAAGCGCCATGAACACCGCCATGTGGCAACACCCGGCGGTTCAGCGCAACTGGAGCACGCTCCACGACGATCCTCGGGTGCTGCCCCTGGCTCCGCAGGCCGGACTGCTGGCGTGTGACCGCGTCGGCACCGGCCGGATGGCAGCTCCGGAGTGCATCGTGCTGGCTGCCGCCAGCATGCTTCTACAGGCTGACAACGAGGGGAAGCTGCGTTCCGATTGGCGCGGCAAGCATGTGCTGATCAGCGCTGGCCCCACCCAGGAACCGTTGGATTCAGTGCGTCTGATCAGCAACCGCAGCAGCGGGCGTATGGGCGTTCTGCTTGCCCAAGCGGCCCGCTTCCGCGGTGCGGACGTGGATCTGGTGCATGGTCCGCTGACTGTTCCAGAGGCCTGGCTGGAGGGTTTGTACTGTCTGCCGGCGTTCAGTAGCGCCGCCATGGAGGTCTGCCTGTTGGAGCGTCAACCCCGCGCTGATGCCGTGCTGATGTGCGCAGCCGTTGCGGATGTGCGGCGCGAGCGCTTGGACAACTCCTCCAAGCTTCCCAAGGGCGAGCTCATGGAGACGATCGCTCAGGGCTGGGAGCAGGTGCCGGATCTGCTGCAGTTGCTGGGGTCACGACGTCCCTCCCGGCAACGCCTGCTGGGTTTCGCTGCCTTGGCAGGAGACGATGAAACCCTCCTCCAGCGCGGTCGTGAGAAGTTCAAGGCCAAAGGGTGTGACCTGTTGATGGTCAATCCGATTGATCGCCCTGATCAGGGCCTTGACAGCGACCTGAACGGTGGATGGCTTCTCGGGCCAGGTGACCGACAGGAGGCCATTCCCGCTATGCACAAGCTCGCTCTGGCGCACGACCTGCTGGATCGGCTCAGCCAGCTTGGCGATTAG
- the psbO gene encoding photosystem II manganese-stabilizing polypeptide has protein sequence MRFRPLLALVLAFCLTVVTACSGGAQAVDRSNVTYDDIRNTGKANDCPTLSDSARGSIALTAGDAYELRGICMHPTQVFIKGEPANKRQEAQFVEGKILTRYTSSLDEVYGTLTVGEDSISFKEEGGIDFQPITVLIPGGEEFPFTFSSKNLDAVANGAAITTSTDFEGTYRTPSYRTSNFIDPKGRALTTGVDYPQGLIGLGGDYKELESENVKRYIDGQGVMSLSITKVDPETGEFAGVFSAIQPSDSDMGGREIVDVKINGELYGRLEEA, from the coding sequence ATGCGCTTCCGTCCTTTGCTGGCCCTCGTGCTGGCTTTCTGTCTCACGGTTGTGACCGCCTGCAGCGGCGGTGCTCAAGCCGTTGATCGCTCCAATGTCACCTACGACGACATCCGCAATACGGGTAAGGCCAACGACTGCCCAACCCTTTCAGACTCGGCCCGAGGCTCCATAGCGCTGACTGCGGGTGATGCCTACGAGCTCAGGGGGATCTGCATGCATCCCACGCAGGTGTTCATCAAAGGTGAGCCTGCCAACAAGCGCCAGGAAGCCCAGTTTGTTGAAGGCAAAATTCTCACCCGCTACACCTCCAGCCTTGATGAGGTTTACGGCACGCTCACCGTGGGTGAGGACAGCATCAGTTTCAAGGAAGAGGGTGGAATTGATTTCCAGCCGATCACAGTGCTGATCCCCGGTGGCGAGGAGTTCCCCTTCACGTTCTCCAGCAAGAATCTCGATGCTGTGGCCAATGGTGCCGCCATCACAACCAGCACTGATTTCGAAGGCACCTACCGCACCCCCAGCTACCGCACCAGCAACTTCATTGACCCCAAAGGCCGCGCTCTCACCACGGGTGTCGACTACCCCCAGGGCCTGATCGGCCTCGGTGGCGATTACAAGGAGCTGGAGTCGGAGAACGTCAAGCGCTACATCGACGGTCAGGGCGTGATGAGTCTGTCCATCACCAAGGTTGATCCTGAAACCGGAGAATTCGCTGGCGTGTTCTCAGCCATACAGCCTTCGGATTCCGATATGGGTGGCCGTGAAATCGTTGATGTGAAGATCAACGGCGAGCTCTACGGACGGCTCGAGGAGGCTTGA
- a CDS encoding DUF2555 domain-containing protein, with amino-acid sequence MTEASTLCMPITPERLASFDEASVASLARRLEDDDYPTPFAGLSDWHLLRALAIHRPELTRPYVHLIDQEPFDED; translated from the coding sequence ATGACGGAAGCGTCCACGCTCTGCATGCCGATCACGCCGGAGCGTCTGGCTTCCTTCGATGAAGCGTCGGTGGCCTCCCTGGCCCGTCGCCTGGAAGACGACGACTATCCGACCCCGTTTGCGGGCCTCAGCGACTGGCACCTGTTGCGTGCTCTTGCGATTCACCGTCCTGAGCTCACCCGCCCCTACGTCCACCTGATCGATCAGGAACCCTTCGACGAGGACTGA
- a CDS encoding cupin domain-containing protein → MDTPDKQTQSSDHTPREVVEQLIKDWDLHPHPEGGWYREMHRSLEQVTRSDGAQRSSITTILFLLDAESKSCWHAVHNADEIWIHLQGSPLSLWTLAPDGSKALQHVLSLHQPLHAVPAGHWQAARTEGQYSLVSCCVGPGFQFEDFEMLRSRPAAQHPPGALPDLL, encoded by the coding sequence ATGGACACACCTGACAAGCAAACGCAATCCTCCGACCACACCCCCCGCGAAGTGGTGGAGCAGCTCATCAAAGACTGGGATCTGCACCCCCATCCCGAGGGCGGCTGGTACAGGGAAATGCACCGCAGCCTGGAACAGGTCACCCGCAGCGACGGTGCGCAACGCAGCAGCATCACCACCATCCTCTTTCTCCTGGATGCCGAATCCAAAAGTTGCTGGCATGCCGTGCACAATGCCGACGAAATCTGGATCCATCTGCAGGGATCACCCCTGAGCCTCTGGACGCTGGCGCCGGATGGCAGCAAAGCCCTTCAACACGTTCTGTCGCTTCACCAGCCTCTGCACGCGGTTCCGGCGGGTCACTGGCAGGCAGCCCGCACGGAAGGGCAGTACAGCCTGGTGAGCTGCTGCGTTGGCCCAGGATTTCAGTTCGAAGATTTCGAGATGCTGAGATCGCGACCCGCGGCTCAGCATCCACCGGGAGCGCTGCCTGACCTGCTCTGA
- a CDS encoding PCP reductase family protein yields MKWTSEAEQALREVPFFVRPAVRRKIEALATDHKQQLIDEAFYKEARAKFSRRSP; encoded by the coding sequence ATGAAGTGGACGTCCGAGGCTGAACAGGCGCTTCGCGAAGTTCCATTTTTTGTTCGTCCCGCTGTGCGCCGCAAAATCGAAGCGTTAGCAACAGACCACAAACAGCAACTGATTGACGAGGCTTTTTACAAAGAGGCTCGCGCCAAGTTCTCTCGTCGCTCGCCATGA
- the aroC gene encoding chorismate synthase encodes MGSSFGTLFRISTFGESHGGGVGVILEGCPPRLELDQVAIQAELDRRRPGQSKITTPRKEADQVEILSGVMDGVTLGTPIAMVVRNKDQRPQDYKEVEVAFRPSHADATYQAKYGIQARSGGGRASARETIGRVAAGAIARQMLQRSHGTEVVAWVKRIHDLEAQVDASTVTRDAVDANIVRCPDAEMADRMIERIEAIGQDGDSCGGLIECVVRRPPVGLGMPVFDKLEADLAKAVMSLPATKGFEIGSGFAGTLLKGSEHNDAFLPSDDGRLRTASNNSGGIQGGISNGEPIVIRVAFKPTATIRKEQQTINDRGEATTLAAKGRHDPCVLPRAVPMVEAMVNLVLADHLLRQQGQCSLW; translated from the coding sequence ATGGGCAGCAGTTTCGGCACCCTGTTCCGCATCAGCACCTTCGGCGAGTCCCATGGCGGCGGCGTGGGGGTGATCCTGGAAGGATGCCCGCCAAGACTGGAACTAGACCAGGTGGCCATTCAGGCTGAACTGGATCGCAGACGTCCTGGGCAAAGCAAGATCACCACACCGCGAAAGGAAGCCGACCAGGTGGAGATCCTCAGCGGTGTGATGGATGGGGTCACCCTTGGCACACCGATCGCCATGGTGGTACGCAACAAAGATCAACGTCCGCAGGATTACAAGGAGGTGGAGGTCGCTTTCCGCCCCTCCCATGCCGACGCCACTTATCAGGCGAAATATGGGATTCAGGCCCGCAGCGGTGGCGGGAGAGCGTCGGCCCGGGAAACCATCGGACGGGTGGCGGCTGGAGCCATTGCCCGGCAAATGCTGCAGCGATCCCATGGCACCGAGGTTGTGGCTTGGGTGAAACGCATCCACGATCTGGAGGCCCAGGTGGACGCCAGCACCGTGACGCGTGACGCGGTGGACGCCAACATCGTGCGTTGCCCGGACGCAGAGATGGCTGATCGGATGATCGAACGGATCGAAGCGATCGGACAGGATGGTGACTCCTGCGGTGGCCTGATCGAATGCGTGGTGAGACGACCGCCCGTCGGCCTGGGGATGCCGGTGTTCGACAAGCTGGAAGCGGATCTGGCCAAAGCCGTGATGTCCCTGCCTGCCACCAAGGGCTTCGAAATCGGCTCAGGCTTCGCGGGCACCCTGCTCAAAGGGAGCGAGCACAATGACGCTTTTCTCCCCAGTGATGACGGACGGTTGCGCACGGCCTCCAACAATTCCGGGGGAATCCAAGGAGGAATCAGCAATGGTGAGCCGATCGTGATCCGCGTGGCCTTCAAACCAACCGCAACGATCCGCAAGGAGCAGCAGACCATCAACGACCGTGGCGAAGCCACCACCCTTGCCGCCAAAGGGAGACACGACCCCTGCGTTCTGCCCAGGGCCGTTCCAATGGTGGAAGCGATGGTGAATCTCGTGCTGGCCGATCATCTGCTGAGACAGCAAGGCCAGTGCAGTTTGTGGTGA
- a CDS encoding bifunctional 4-hydroxy-2-oxoglutarate aldolase/2-dehydro-3-deoxy-phosphogluconate aldolase, with amino-acid sequence MTDQPLLVVMRPGSNDYQNPFESTGLCHQLDQLVAAGVLHVELAWAAHPRWPSLVEAIGKRHPKLRLGAASVSTLPALQEVADLGLGYAMSPLLDPELQSKARALCCVLVPGVMTPSEIRSAQALGCSLVKLFPASVLGVDYRRQISVPMGELPFMIAAGGLRCTDLVPWLAAGYNAIALGRTVFIDDALDPGMTPWLTG; translated from the coding sequence TTGACCGATCAGCCGCTTCTGGTCGTGATGCGACCGGGATCCAACGACTACCAAAATCCCTTTGAAAGCACCGGCCTTTGCCATCAGCTCGATCAGCTGGTAGCGGCGGGTGTTTTGCATGTTGAGCTCGCCTGGGCGGCCCATCCCCGCTGGCCCTCACTGGTGGAAGCGATCGGGAAGCGTCACCCCAAGCTCAGGCTGGGTGCAGCATCCGTGTCCACACTGCCGGCCCTGCAGGAGGTCGCCGACCTGGGTCTTGGCTATGCCATGTCTCCCCTTCTGGATCCCGAGTTGCAATCCAAGGCCAGAGCGTTGTGCTGTGTTCTGGTGCCAGGGGTGATGACCCCTTCTGAAATTCGATCAGCGCAAGCGCTTGGCTGCAGCCTGGTGAAGCTCTTTCCTGCTTCAGTCTTGGGCGTCGACTATCGGCGTCAGATCTCGGTTCCCATGGGTGAGCTTCCGTTCATGATTGCTGCTGGGGGGTTGCGATGCACCGATCTGGTTCCTTGGTTGGCGGCCGGCTACAACGCCATTGCCCTGGGCCGCACCGTGTTCATCGACGATGCCCTGGATCCCGGCATGACGCCATGGCTGACTGGATGA
- the sat gene encoding sulfate adenylyltransferase, which translates to MTASTTSTQPSDVIAPYGGTLVDLMVPEADRASVKASATTCLECSDRNACDVELLIVGGFSPERGFMHQADYAAVVEGHRTTSGHLFGLPIVMDTDREDVSVGDKVLLTYKGQELAVLTVEDKWEPDKVVEAKGCYGTTSLEHPAVRMIATERRRFYLGGLIEGLELPKRVFPCKTPAEVRAGLPAGEDVVAFQCRNPIHRAHYELFTRALHAQNVSENAVVLVHPTCGPTQQDDIPGAVRFQTYERLAAEVDNPRIRWAYLPYAMHMAGPREALQHMIIRRNYGCTHFIIGRDMAGCKSSLTGEDFYGPYDAQNFAKECAPELTMETVPSLNLVYTEEEGYVTAEHAEARGLHVKKLSGTQFRKMLRSGEEIPEWFAFRSVVEVLRAS; encoded by the coding sequence ATGACCGCCAGCACCACCTCCACGCAGCCCTCAGACGTGATTGCCCCCTACGGAGGGACTCTGGTGGATCTGATGGTGCCGGAAGCCGATCGGGCTTCTGTGAAAGCCTCGGCAACAACGTGTCTTGAATGCTCTGACCGCAATGCCTGCGATGTGGAGCTTCTCATCGTTGGCGGCTTTTCACCTGAGCGCGGATTTATGCATCAGGCGGACTATGCCGCCGTGGTGGAAGGCCATCGCACCACGTCTGGGCATTTGTTCGGACTCCCAATCGTGATGGATACCGACAGGGAGGATGTGAGCGTCGGAGACAAGGTTCTGCTCACCTACAAGGGCCAGGAGCTGGCTGTTCTCACGGTGGAGGACAAGTGGGAGCCCGACAAGGTGGTTGAAGCCAAGGGCTGCTACGGCACCACATCCCTTGAGCACCCTGCGGTGCGCATGATCGCGACCGAACGCCGTCGTTTTTACCTCGGTGGCTTGATCGAGGGCCTTGAGCTTCCGAAGCGGGTGTTTCCCTGCAAAACCCCTGCGGAAGTGCGTGCCGGGTTGCCTGCTGGTGAGGATGTTGTCGCCTTCCAATGCCGTAATCCCATTCACCGTGCCCACTACGAACTTTTCACCCGTGCTCTCCATGCGCAGAACGTGAGCGAGAACGCCGTGGTGTTGGTGCATCCCACCTGCGGGCCCACCCAACAGGACGACATTCCTGGTGCGGTGCGCTTTCAGACCTATGAACGTCTCGCCGCTGAGGTGGATAACCCGCGCATTCGCTGGGCCTATCTCCCCTATGCCATGCACATGGCCGGGCCCCGCGAAGCCTTGCAGCACATGATCATCCGCCGCAATTACGGCTGTACCCACTTCATCATCGGCCGCGATATGGCTGGCTGTAAGTCGTCCCTCACGGGCGAGGATTTTTACGGCCCTTACGACGCTCAGAATTTCGCCAAGGAATGTGCGCCTGAGCTCACGATGGAGACCGTGCCTTCGCTCAATCTCGTCTACACCGAAGAAGAGGGCTACGTGACGGCCGAACATGCCGAAGCACGTGGCCTGCACGTGAAGAAACTCAGTGGTACGCAGTTCCGCAAGATGCTGCGCAGTGGCGAGGAGATTCCGGAATGGTTCGCATTCCGTAGCGTGGTCGAAGTGCTTCGAGCCTCCTGA